One window of the bacterium genome contains the following:
- a CDS encoding dihydroorotate dehydrogenase, with the protein MISNSKHQTSNPVDLSVDLGRGLHLPNPVMTASGTFGYGEEASGYFDISRLGAVVVKGISAEPRQGNPPPRVVETPSGMLNSIGLQNVGMEIFISEKMPFLRATGARVVVNVLGSSVEEYARVCERLDKVDGVLALEVNISCPNVKEGGVQFGMKKPLAAGLVKVLRDVTDKHLMVKLSPNCGDIAGIARAVEEAGADSVSLINTITGMEIDVRTRRPVLGGVMGGLSGPAIRPVALRMVHEVFRSVKIPVVGLGGIMEGEHALQFLIAGASAVQVGTATFTDPLAPLRVLESLSEYLQKEQISARELVGSLCLCRN; encoded by the coding sequence ATGATATCAAACAGCAAACATCAAACTTCAAACCCGGTGGACCTCAGCGTCGATCTCGGCCGTGGTCTGCACTTGCCTAACCCTGTCATGACCGCTTCGGGCACCTTCGGCTACGGTGAGGAGGCCTCAGGGTACTTCGACATCTCACGCCTTGGAGCTGTCGTGGTCAAGGGGATATCCGCCGAGCCCAGACAGGGTAATCCGCCCCCCAGGGTGGTGGAGACTCCCTCGGGAATGCTCAATTCTATCGGGCTTCAGAATGTTGGAATGGAGATCTTCATTTCAGAAAAGATGCCCTTTCTAAGAGCCACCGGAGCCAGGGTGGTCGTGAACGTTCTTGGCAGCAGTGTGGAGGAATACGCCAGGGTTTGTGAGCGCCTCGACAAGGTGGATGGGGTGTTGGCCCTGGAAGTCAACATTTCCTGTCCCAACGTCAAGGAGGGCGGTGTTCAGTTCGGGATGAAGAAGCCGTTGGCTGCCGGCCTGGTAAAGGTACTCAGGGATGTGACCGACAAGCACCTTATGGTGAAGCTATCCCCAAACTGCGGCGACATTGCCGGCATTGCCCGGGCGGTGGAGGAGGCCGGGGCCGACTCAGTGTCCCTCATCAATACCATCACCGGTATGGAGATTGATGTCAGAACAAGGCGCCCTGTTCTGGGCGGTGTGATGGGAGGGCTTTCAGGACCAGCTATCCGGCCCGTTGCGCTGAGGATGGTTCACGAGGTATTCAGGTCCGTCAAGATCCCGGTGGTGGGTCTGGGCGGGATCATGGAGGGTGAACACGCTCTGCAGTTTCTTATAGCAGGGGCTTCGGCAGTGCAGGTAGGCACCGCTACCTTTACCGACCCTCTGGCTCCCCTGCGAGTCCTCGAATCCTTAAGTGAATATCTCCAGAAAGAGCAGATATCGGCCAGGGAACTTGTTGGATCCCTTTGCCTTTGCCGTAATTGA
- a CDS encoding dihydroorotate dehydrogenase electron transfer subunit: protein MCHQERVQSALTEAIVSLHEPVAAGMRQMVLSSSVWRGDDPYPGQFIMLRVAEDSDPLLARPFGISGFQRKGEGADVEIMYRVVGRGTRVMERWRSGQSATFLGPLGRGFILPPEGTSSLLVAGGAGLPPLLALARKMQALGRVGELSLIYGEASSDRLVDLGRDLFPGVETATCTEDGSCGTRGLVTGLLEAKDNGEGSHLFVCGPNPMMKAVMDLAAHRCLSAQYSLEARMACGFGVCSGCAAQLASGDYVRVCREGPVFNGSELALHSFGEV from the coding sequence ATGTGCCATCAAGAACGCGTTCAGAGCGCCCTGACGGAAGCGATTGTCTCCCTCCACGAACCGGTTGCAGCGGGCATGCGGCAGATGGTCCTCTCCTCCTCTGTCTGGCGTGGGGATGATCCTTACCCTGGCCAGTTCATTATGTTGAGGGTTGCTGAGGATTCCGATCCTCTCCTGGCCAGGCCCTTCGGTATCTCCGGGTTCCAAAGAAAGGGAGAGGGAGCCGATGTGGAGATCATGTACCGGGTCGTGGGCAGGGGAACACGCGTTATGGAGCGTTGGAGGTCCGGCCAGTCAGCGACCTTTCTCGGTCCACTCGGAAGAGGGTTCATCCTACCTCCTGAAGGAACCTCCAGCCTTCTGGTTGCCGGGGGTGCTGGGCTGCCGCCACTTTTAGCTCTGGCCAGAAAAATGCAAGCGCTGGGCCGAGTCGGGGAGTTGTCCCTGATCTATGGGGAAGCGAGCAGTGACCGTCTTGTAGACCTGGGAAGGGACCTGTTTCCCGGTGTGGAGACGGCGACGTGCACCGAGGACGGGAGTTGTGGGACCCGGGGACTTGTGACCGGCCTTCTCGAGGCCAAAGATAACGGCGAGGGAAGTCATCTCTTCGTGTGTGGTCCCAACCCCATGATGAAGGCGGTTATGGATCTGGCGGCCCACCGTTGCCTTTCCGCCCAGTATTCCCTGGAGGCCCGCATGGCATGCGGATTTGGTGTGTGTTCCGGGTGCGCGGCCCAATTGGCCTCCGGTGACTATGTGAGAGTGTGCCGCGAGGGGCCGGTTTTTAATGGCAGCGAGCTAGCCCTACATTCTTTTGGAGAAGTGTAG
- a CDS encoding transglutaminase family protein translates to MQPKSIIIWFIALVIMAAAGCRDRSPIRDLGNSFTPSGEEQVRELGIYSGKDRVGDLRLGRMNGNWQGEGPVVQLSESVHLRLSFRGDRFSVTSSQSSWVGEGMDLIASIGSMDFGAGSWETRVLKVREGNYEREQVVSGARTRDRVSVPAGTLISDVLPLYLEKAQLEKNAKLKLGVFNMTLGQEFPLTLEYRGANGNGRLFSVSYWGMEEKIWIDDSGMVNREKMALGVEARTPEGNEQSGFLALETILSVTAVPGLGIPVDLGHRDEAVIVLQGSFRPPPEGRWQRVSATEGGVAVTLSKPTIPSRDLRQPDMTLMPDDVLGLDLDSPRIRELSMEITGSLEDPWEKALAIGRWVNSEIGKSMRECFSALQVLQTGEGECQSHSLLTVSLCRAAGLPARFAYGVVYLPDRGAYGFHTWVQVHVGDWIPIDPTLGNFPAGVDHLTLAVGGYQDQFRLFPFIMGKGGWRIKFRDS, encoded by the coding sequence GTGCAACCCAAATCAATCATCATCTGGTTTATTGCTCTGGTTATTATGGCCGCTGCGGGCTGCAGAGATCGTTCCCCTATCCGGGACCTTGGGAACAGCTTTACGCCGTCAGGAGAAGAACAGGTCCGGGAACTGGGTATATACTCCGGTAAGGATAGAGTCGGAGACCTTCGGCTGGGCCGTATGAATGGTAACTGGCAGGGCGAAGGCCCGGTTGTTCAACTTTCCGAAAGTGTCCACCTCCGGCTCTCATTTCGCGGTGATCGATTTTCTGTTACATCCAGCCAGTCATCATGGGTGGGTGAGGGAATGGATCTTATAGCCAGTATAGGCTCCATGGATTTCGGCGCGGGAAGCTGGGAAACCAGGGTTCTGAAGGTCCGAGAGGGTAACTATGAGCGGGAGCAGGTTGTTTCCGGAGCTCGAACCAGGGACCGTGTCAGTGTCCCTGCCGGCACCCTCATATCAGATGTCCTGCCTTTGTATCTTGAAAAGGCCCAGCTTGAAAAGAATGCAAAGTTAAAGCTTGGCGTTTTCAATATGACCCTGGGGCAGGAGTTTCCTCTCACCCTCGAGTATCGCGGCGCTAATGGAAACGGCCGGCTCTTTTCCGTGTCCTACTGGGGGATGGAGGAAAAAATATGGATCGACGACAGCGGAATGGTGAACCGGGAGAAAATGGCACTGGGAGTTGAGGCCAGGACCCCTGAGGGAAATGAGCAGTCGGGCTTTTTAGCACTGGAGACGATCCTGTCTGTGACCGCTGTACCAGGTTTGGGGATTCCCGTGGATCTGGGACACCGGGATGAGGCTGTTATCGTGCTTCAGGGGTCGTTCCGCCCGCCCCCGGAGGGAAGGTGGCAGCGTGTGAGCGCTACTGAAGGTGGTGTTGCAGTGACATTGTCAAAGCCCACTATTCCCTCCAGGGATCTGCGGCAGCCGGACATGACCCTGATGCCGGATGATGTGCTCGGCCTTGATCTGGATTCACCAAGGATCAGGGAGCTGTCAATGGAAATAACAGGTTCCCTTGAGGACCCATGGGAGAAGGCCCTGGCCATTGGGCGGTGGGTTAACAGTGAAATTGGAAAATCCATGAGAGAATGTTTTTCCGCCCTTCAGGTTCTTCAAACCGGTGAAGGGGAGTGCCAGTCTCACAGCCTTCTTACGGTGTCTCTTTGTCGTGCTGCAGGCCTGCCGGCACGATTTGCTTACGGTGTCGTCTACCTGCCCGACAGGGGGGCATACGGATTCCACACATGGGTGCAGGTGCATGTAGGCGACTGGATCCCTATTGATCCGACCCTGGGCAATTTCCCCGCTGGTGTGGACCACCTGACCCTTGCTGTGGGCGGCTACCAGGATCAGTTCCGCCTGTTCCCCTTTATCATGGGTAAAGGGGGATGGAGAATAAAATTCCGTGATTCGTGA
- the carB gene encoding carbamoyl-phosphate synthase large subunit has protein sequence MPKRTDIKKILIVGSGPIVIGQACEFDYSGTQACKILKEEGYEIVLVNSNPATIMTDPDLADRTYIEPLLPEFVEKIIEKERPDAVLPTLGGQTALNLAIALDERGVFKKYNVEMIGADRKAIEKAEDRDKFKAAMEKLGLDLPRSGFARSMHDALGVLDEVGLPAIIRPSFTMGGTGGNVAFNMEEFERYIAWGIDMSPSGEILVEESILGWKEFELEVMRDRMDNVVIVCPIENFDPMGIHTGDSITVAPAMTLTDREYQMMRDASLAIIREIGVDTGGCNIQFGVHPETGRMVIIEMNPRVSRSSALASKATGFPIAKIAAKLAVGYTLDEITNDITMETPACFEPTIDYVVVKFPRFAFEKFPKADQALTTQMKSVGEAMAIGRTFKEALLKSISSLEISSAGLEERSDATEKEMLDKLRVPNWERLWYLAEALRRGISTEKILELSTFDPWFLDQVSQLIRAEAWFDGRSLSDLSTEDLLIAKQAGFSDIRLGQLTGTSQKKVRARRLKDGVKAAFKTVDTCGAEFVAHTPYLYSSYDMEDETAPSNRKKIIILGGGPNRIGQGIEFDCCCVHGVFALREEGYETIMINCNPETVSTDYDTSDRLYFEPLTLEHVLNIVEAEKPDGVIVQFGGQTPLSLALGLEAAGVPIIGTSPDKIDLAEDRERFQKLLHKLGLKQPANGIATSVQEARDAASDIGYPVVVRPSYVLGGRGMEIVYDEGRLEKYMTQAVIASPEHPVLIDRFVEDAIEVDVDAISDGIRVVVGGVMEHIEEAGVHSGDSACSLPPVTLNAKLIQEIVRQTKLLGEALEVKGLMNIQFAVRGDEVFILEVNPRASRTVPFVSKAIGLPLAGMAARVMVGRTLEELGFIDEIVPKHISVKEAVFPFIKFPGVDTLLGPEMRSTGEVMGIDSNFPIAFAKAQLAAGMRIPTEGTALLSIKDKDKPGVVQIAKKLHEMGFYIKATEGTRDFLSEVGIQTQYVKKVREGRPHLVDAIVNGEVQLVINTVEGVEAIDDSYSIRRSSIEQNVAYFTTVPGARAAVLGIEALKRKNWDVRALQDFHSQDVE, from the coding sequence TTGCCCAAACGCACAGACATAAAAAAGATCCTTATTGTCGGCTCCGGCCCCATCGTGATCGGGCAGGCCTGCGAATTCGACTATTCAGGGACACAGGCCTGCAAGATCCTCAAGGAGGAGGGGTACGAGATCGTCCTGGTCAACTCCAACCCGGCTACGATCATGACCGATCCGGATCTGGCCGACCGCACCTATATAGAGCCGCTGCTTCCTGAATTCGTGGAGAAGATCATCGAGAAAGAGCGCCCGGATGCGGTCCTTCCCACCCTGGGAGGCCAGACTGCTCTTAACCTGGCCATTGCCCTGGACGAAAGAGGGGTCTTCAAAAAATACAACGTGGAAATGATCGGGGCGGACCGCAAAGCCATTGAGAAAGCAGAGGATCGGGACAAGTTCAAGGCGGCCATGGAAAAGTTGGGTCTGGACCTTCCCAGGAGCGGTTTTGCCAGGTCCATGCACGATGCCCTGGGAGTTCTGGATGAGGTGGGGTTGCCGGCCATCATCCGGCCTTCCTTTACCATGGGAGGGACGGGAGGCAACGTTGCCTTTAACATGGAAGAGTTCGAACGATACATCGCCTGGGGGATCGACATGTCCCCTTCAGGGGAGATCCTGGTCGAGGAGAGTATCCTGGGTTGGAAGGAGTTCGAGCTTGAGGTCATGAGGGACCGCATGGACAACGTGGTCATCGTGTGTCCCATCGAGAACTTCGATCCCATGGGCATCCATACCGGCGATTCCATTACAGTAGCTCCGGCCATGACTCTCACCGATCGTGAGTACCAGATGATGCGGGACGCCTCACTGGCCATCATAAGAGAGATAGGGGTAGATACGGGAGGCTGCAACATCCAGTTCGGTGTTCACCCCGAAACAGGTCGTATGGTGATCATCGAGATGAACCCCCGGGTGTCCAGGTCCAGTGCCCTTGCATCCAAAGCCACCGGTTTTCCCATTGCCAAAATAGCAGCCAAGTTGGCGGTGGGATACACCCTCGATGAAATAACCAACGATATCACAATGGAAACTCCGGCATGCTTCGAGCCTACCATAGATTATGTCGTTGTGAAGTTCCCCAGGTTCGCCTTCGAAAAGTTCCCAAAGGCTGATCAGGCCCTGACGACCCAGATGAAATCGGTGGGGGAGGCCATGGCCATCGGGCGGACCTTCAAGGAAGCTCTTTTAAAATCTATTTCTTCCCTCGAGATATCCTCGGCGGGCCTGGAAGAACGTTCCGATGCCACTGAGAAGGAGATGCTGGATAAGCTCAGAGTACCCAACTGGGAACGCCTCTGGTATCTGGCTGAGGCGCTCCGCAGGGGGATATCTACCGAGAAAATTCTGGAGCTGTCGACTTTCGATCCCTGGTTCCTGGATCAGGTTTCCCAGCTGATCCGGGCGGAGGCATGGTTTGACGGCAGGTCCCTCAGTGACCTGTCCACAGAAGATCTACTCATTGCCAAGCAGGCCGGATTCTCGGATATCCGACTTGGTCAGCTGACGGGGACGAGCCAGAAGAAGGTGCGCGCCAGAAGGTTAAAGGATGGGGTAAAAGCCGCTTTTAAAACAGTAGACACCTGCGGTGCCGAGTTCGTCGCTCACACACCCTATCTGTACTCCAGCTACGACATGGAGGATGAGACTGCTCCCAGTAACAGGAAGAAGATCATCATTCTCGGGGGGGGACCCAACCGGATCGGCCAGGGCATCGAGTTCGATTGCTGCTGCGTCCACGGTGTTTTCGCTCTTAGAGAAGAGGGCTATGAGACGATCATGATCAACTGTAATCCGGAAACGGTAAGCACAGACTACGATACTTCGGATCGTCTCTATTTCGAACCCCTGACTTTAGAACATGTGCTTAACATCGTCGAAGCGGAGAAACCTGATGGTGTCATCGTTCAGTTCGGGGGGCAAACCCCGCTGAGCCTGGCCCTTGGTCTGGAGGCAGCGGGCGTCCCCATCATCGGTACCTCTCCGGACAAGATCGACCTGGCCGAGGATCGGGAGCGTTTTCAGAAACTCCTGCACAAACTGGGTCTTAAGCAGCCGGCTAACGGCATTGCCACCTCGGTTCAGGAGGCGAGAGATGCGGCCTCCGATATCGGCTACCCTGTTGTTGTGCGGCCATCTTACGTACTGGGGGGAAGAGGGATGGAGATCGTCTACGATGAGGGCCGTCTTGAGAAATACATGACACAGGCTGTGATCGCTTCACCGGAACATCCCGTTCTCATAGACAGGTTCGTTGAAGATGCCATAGAGGTTGATGTGGATGCCATCTCGGACGGTATACGGGTCGTTGTGGGTGGTGTCATGGAGCACATCGAGGAGGCGGGAGTCCATTCAGGGGATTCTGCCTGCAGCCTGCCCCCGGTTACCCTGAATGCGAAACTGATCCAGGAGATCGTGCGCCAGACGAAACTCCTGGGAGAGGCTCTCGAAGTCAAAGGCCTTATGAACATTCAGTTTGCCGTCAGAGGCGATGAAGTATTTATTCTGGAAGTGAACCCCAGGGCATCCAGGACGGTACCTTTTGTGAGCAAGGCTATCGGTTTGCCCCTTGCGGGCATGGCGGCCCGGGTTATGGTGGGCCGGACCCTGGAGGAATTGGGTTTTATAGATGAGATCGTTCCGAAGCATATCTCCGTTAAAGAAGCGGTATTTCCTTTTATCAAGTTCCCGGGTGTTGATACCCTCCTGGGACCAGAAATGAGGTCCACCGGTGAGGTGATGGGGATTGACAGCAATTTTCCCATCGCCTTTGCCAAAGCCCAACTGGCTGCAGGCATGCGGATTCCCACCGAAGGCACGGCCCTTCTCTCCATAAAGGACAAGGACAAGCCAGGAGTGGTCCAGATAGCGAAGAAACTTCACGAGATGGGTTTCTATATTAAAGCTACAGAGGGTACGAGGGATTTTCTTTCCGAAGTCGGTATTCAGACACAGTACGTGAAAAAGGTCAGGGAGGGGAGGCCCCACCTGGTAGACGCCATCGTCAACGGTGAGGTCCAGCTTGTTATTAATACTGTGGAGGGGGTTGAAGCCATCGACGATTCCTATTCCATAAGACGATCTTCCATCGAACAGAACGTGGCCTATTTCACCACCGTCCCCGGTGCCAGGGCAGCTGTTCTGGGGATCGAAGCTCTAAAGAGGAAAAATTGGGACGTAAGGGCACTGCAGGACTTTCACTCGCAGGATGTCGAATAA
- the carA gene encoding glutamine-hydrolyzing carbamoyl-phosphate synthase small subunit translates to MPSLAQILKNNKPRATLALADGTVFRGWGFGAEGVTVGEVVFNTCMTGYQEVLTDPSYHRQIVVMTPVQIGNTGVNSRDDESEKPHVSGFVVRESSTVTSSWRAEEGLESWLAGNGIIGIEGVDTRALTRYIRDHGAQAGAIGTGDVNEDDLVDTARSWGTMEGKDLVAEVTPSEAYDWEEGPYHPLTGFSEVSGTLRVVALDYGIKRNILRELAGVGCKVTVVPAGTSSERILELEPDGVFLSNGPGDPEPVKCAVACVKELLGKVPVFGICLGHQILGLALGGTTYKLKFGHHGGNHPVKDLATGKVEITSQNHGFVVDPASLVKAGQKVEITHINLNDETVEGIRHLEMPAFSVQYHPEAAPGPHDAHYLFHRFVELMENFKNSESRFQTRNAY, encoded by the coding sequence ATGCCCAGCCTTGCGCAGATCTTAAAGAACAACAAACCCCGTGCCACCCTTGCCCTTGCCGATGGGACTGTCTTTCGCGGCTGGGGTTTCGGAGCCGAGGGTGTCACTGTGGGGGAGGTGGTCTTTAACACCTGCATGACCGGTTATCAGGAGGTCCTCACCGATCCATCCTATCATCGACAGATCGTCGTTATGACACCCGTTCAGATAGGCAACACAGGGGTCAACTCGAGGGATGATGAGTCGGAGAAACCCCATGTGTCCGGTTTTGTTGTGCGGGAGAGTTCCACGGTGACAAGCAGCTGGAGAGCGGAGGAGGGTCTGGAGTCCTGGCTGGCCGGAAACGGTATCATCGGGATCGAGGGTGTCGATACCCGTGCTCTTACCAGGTACATCAGGGACCATGGCGCCCAGGCCGGGGCTATCGGCACAGGCGATGTAAATGAGGATGACCTGGTGGATACGGCACGTTCGTGGGGGACCATGGAAGGTAAGGACCTTGTGGCCGAGGTTACCCCTTCTGAAGCGTATGATTGGGAAGAGGGTCCCTACCACCCGCTCACCGGGTTTTCAGAGGTGTCCGGGACTCTGCGTGTGGTTGCTCTGGATTACGGTATAAAGAGGAATATCCTCAGGGAACTGGCGGGGGTCGGCTGCAAGGTCACGGTGGTGCCGGCAGGGACGTCATCGGAAAGGATCCTTGAACTTGAGCCTGACGGGGTTTTCCTGTCCAATGGTCCGGGTGACCCTGAACCGGTCAAATGCGCTGTGGCCTGCGTGAAGGAACTTCTGGGCAAGGTGCCTGTCTTCGGGATCTGTCTCGGCCACCAGATACTCGGTCTGGCCCTTGGCGGCACCACCTACAAGCTGAAGTTCGGACACCATGGAGGAAACCACCCCGTAAAGGACCTGGCTACCGGAAAGGTTGAGATCACCTCACAGAATCATGGATTCGTTGTTGATCCGGCCTCCCTTGTCAAAGCCGGTCAGAAGGTGGAGATCACCCATATCAACCTCAACGATGAGACTGTTGAGGGGATCAGACACCTTGAGATGCCGGCTTTTTCGGTCCAGTACCACCCGGAGGCAGCGCCCGGGCCCCATGATGCGCACTATCTGTTTCACCGATTTGTGGAATTAATGGAAAACTTCAAGAATTCAGAATCGCGGTTTCAAACCCGAAATGCATATTGA
- a CDS encoding dihydroorotase, with product MKWLISGGRIVDPASGRDEVADLLLEDGVIKGTGQGGKATRGVKNVDASGLLVVPGLIDMHCHLREPGFEYKETVASGSAAAVKGGITSVMCMANTDPVNDCASVTAHILAKASQAGLARVYPIGAITKGMQGESLSEMGELAQSGCVAVSDDGRPVHSGGIMRRAIEYSAAFGLLVIAHAEDLSIAGEGVMHEGFVATMLGLEGIPAAAALSEIARDIALVREFGGRIHIAHVSTRSEVDLIRNAKAEGLSVTAETCPHFFTLDHEAVRGFDTNSKVNPPLRTADDVEGIIESLADGTMDVIATDHAPHHRDEKDREFDLAAFGISGFETALALTLGLVHKGRLPLMEGLAKWTVNPARIAGLPGGTLAEGAQADVTLLDMEAQWMVDPALFLSKGKNTPFAGMKLTGEVANTFVGGRMVYDRNKGIIKQEG from the coding sequence ATGAAATGGTTGATTAGCGGCGGACGGATCGTGGATCCTGCTTCGGGCAGGGACGAGGTAGCTGACCTCCTCCTTGAGGACGGTGTGATCAAAGGAACAGGCCAGGGGGGCAAGGCTACCCGCGGGGTTAAGAATGTGGATGCTTCCGGTCTTCTTGTCGTTCCGGGGCTCATTGACATGCATTGCCATCTGAGGGAACCAGGATTTGAATACAAGGAGACTGTGGCCTCCGGCAGTGCGGCGGCCGTAAAAGGCGGTATTACGTCGGTAATGTGTATGGCCAACACTGATCCGGTCAACGATTGCGCCTCCGTGACTGCCCATATCCTGGCCAAGGCGTCCCAGGCCGGTCTTGCAAGAGTCTACCCCATAGGAGCGATCACTAAAGGGATGCAGGGCGAATCCCTGTCCGAGATGGGGGAGCTGGCCCAGAGCGGGTGTGTGGCAGTGTCCGACGATGGCCGGCCCGTGCACAGTGGCGGCATCATGCGCAGGGCCATCGAATACTCGGCCGCTTTCGGCCTCCTTGTCATTGCTCACGCTGAGGATTTGAGCATCGCAGGTGAGGGTGTTATGCACGAGGGGTTTGTGGCCACCATGCTGGGTCTCGAGGGGATACCGGCAGCTGCCGCGTTGTCCGAAATAGCCCGGGACATAGCCCTGGTTCGGGAATTCGGAGGTCGGATCCACATTGCCCACGTAAGCACGCGAAGCGAGGTGGATCTGATCCGTAACGCCAAAGCCGAAGGCCTGTCCGTAACTGCTGAAACCTGCCCTCACTTTTTCACCCTGGATCACGAGGCTGTGAGGGGTTTCGATACAAACTCGAAGGTGAATCCGCCCCTGAGGACAGCTGATGATGTTGAAGGGATCATCGAAAGCCTCGCCGACGGGACGATGGATGTGATCGCCACCGACCATGCTCCACACCACAGGGATGAAAAGGACCGGGAGTTTGACCTGGCCGCCTTCGGTATCTCCGGTTTTGAAACGGCTTTGGCATTGACCCTCGGTCTCGTACATAAAGGCCGTCTGCCCCTGATGGAGGGCCTTGCCAAGTGGACGGTGAACCCCGCAAGGATCGCCGGACTGCCGGGGGGTACCCTTGCCGAGGGCGCTCAAGCAGATGTGACCCTTTTGGATATGGAGGCTCAGTGGATGGTAGATCCTGCCCTGTTCCTTTCCAAGGGTAAAAACACCCCCTTTGCGGGAATGAAGCTGACGGGGGAGGTGGCGAACACCTTTGTAGGGGGGAGGATGGTGTACGATCGCAATAAAGGGATAATAAAACAGGAAGGATGA
- a CDS encoding aspartate carbamoyltransferase catalytic subunit: MIGNSNHLLGLDGLTRDDITRVLNAAAGMKEISARKIKKVPTLRGKTIVNLFFEPSTRTRTSFEIAAKRLSADAVNFSASASSTSKGETLVDTARNIEAMAPDVVIIRHKFSGSPYMLADRLDCSIVNAGDGSHQHPSQGLLDIFTARERKGDLTGLKVVIAGDITHSRVARSDIYGFTAMGANVHVTGPPTMVPVGIEAMGATVQPSFDAAIEGADIIIMLRIQLERKSGMLIPSLREYARFFGLNAERLATANRDVLVMHPGPINRGIEISSEIADGPYSVIIDQVENGVAVRMAILYLLSGGIDEMVD; the protein is encoded by the coding sequence ATGATCGGCAATTCAAACCACCTTCTGGGGCTGGACGGTCTTACCAGGGATGATATCACCCGTGTGTTGAACGCGGCAGCCGGGATGAAAGAAATCTCAGCCAGAAAGATCAAAAAGGTACCGACCCTCAGAGGCAAGACCATCGTGAACCTTTTCTTCGAGCCCAGCACCAGAACGCGGACGTCCTTCGAGATCGCGGCCAAACGTCTTTCCGCTGACGCGGTGAATTTTTCGGCCTCGGCAAGCAGCACTTCCAAGGGGGAAACCCTGGTGGACACTGCACGGAACATCGAAGCCATGGCTCCCGATGTCGTCATCATCAGGCACAAGTTCAGCGGGTCCCCTTACATGCTGGCTGATCGCCTGGATTGTTCTATCGTTAACGCGGGTGACGGATCTCATCAGCACCCCAGCCAGGGGCTTTTGGATATCTTTACCGCAAGGGAAAGGAAGGGCGACCTTACTGGTCTTAAAGTTGTCATTGCCGGTGATATCACCCACAGTCGGGTGGCCCGGTCCGACATCTACGGGTTTACCGCCATGGGGGCTAACGTGCACGTTACGGGCCCGCCGACTATGGTTCCTGTCGGTATTGAGGCCATGGGTGCGACGGTCCAGCCGTCTTTCGATGCGGCCATTGAAGGCGCCGATATCATAATCATGCTGCGGATACAGTTGGAGAGGAAAAGCGGGATGCTGATCCCCAGTCTCAGGGAGTATGCCAGGTTCTTCGGCCTCAACGCCGAGCGCCTTGCCACTGCGAATAGGGATGTTCTCGTCATGCACCCGGGGCCGATCAACAGGGGCATCGAAATATCCTCGGAGATAGCCGATGGACCTTACAGTGTAATTATTGACCAGGTGGAAAACGGGGTGGCAGTGAGAATGGCCATCCTCTATCTCCTAAGTGGAGGAATCGATGAAATGGTTGATTAG
- the pyrR gene encoding bifunctional pyr operon transcriptional regulator/uracil phosphoribosyltransferase PyrR: MRGRRRRQIMDHVEIDRAIKRIAFEILEKNKGPEDILLVGIPTPGPALAQRICRHIENVEGAKVPTGSLDITFYRDDIDDRPKPMPKATDMPGDISGKTIVLVDDVLFTGRTIRAAMDALMDHGRPARVQLAALVDRGHRELPIRADFVGRNIPTRLHEKVRVLLTEQGAKVDEVAIEEGEME; encoded by the coding sequence ATGAGAGGCCGACGCCGCAGACAGATCATGGACCATGTAGAGATCGACAGGGCTATCAAACGGATAGCGTTTGAGATCCTGGAAAAAAACAAGGGACCTGAGGATATCCTTCTGGTGGGTATACCTACCCCCGGCCCGGCCCTGGCGCAGCGGATCTGCAGACACATAGAGAATGTGGAAGGTGCCAAGGTTCCCACTGGCAGTCTCGATATCACCTTTTACCGTGATGATATCGATGATCGCCCGAAGCCAATGCCCAAGGCTACCGATATGCCGGGGGACATATCGGGCAAGACGATCGTTCTCGTTGACGATGTTCTTTTCACAGGGCGTACGATCCGGGCCGCCATGGACGCTCTTATGGACCACGGAAGACCTGCGAGGGTCCAGCTTGCTGCCCTGGTTGACAGAGGGCACAGGGAACTCCCTATCAGAGCCGATTTTGTGGGCAGGAATATTCCCACCAGACTGCACGAAAAGGTCAGGGTTCTGCTCACCGAACAAGGTGCAAAGGTTGACGAGGTGGCGATCGAGGAAGGGGAAATGGAATGA